CGTCTGCTCGTTGACGCTCGCGAAGTTGAGACCGAAGAGCAGATCGCTGCTACCGCGTCCATCTCTGCTGGCGATCCGGAAATCGGCGCCAAGATTGCTGAAGCAATGGAGAAGGCCGGCAAGGAAGGCGTCATCACTGTCGAGGAGTCCAACACCTATGGCCTCGAACTGGAGCTGACCGAAGGCATGTCCTTCGACAAGGGCATTCTTTCTCAGTACTTCGTCACTGACCCTGAGCGTCAGGAAGCAGTCCTGGAGGATCCTTACATCCTCCTCATGGATTCCAAGATCTCCAACGTCAAGGATGTTCTGCCACTCCTCGAAAAGGTTATGAACGGCGGCAAGCCGCTGGTCATCATCGCTGAGGATGTTGACGGCGAAGCCCTCGCAACTCTCGTTGTAAACAAGATCCGTGGCACCTTCAAGTCCGCAGCCGTCAAGGCTCCTGGCTTCGGCGATCGCCGTAAGGAAATGCTTCAGGATATGGCCATTCTGACCGGTGGTCAGGTCATTTCGGAGACCGTCGGTCTGACGCTCGAAAACGCCGATCTGGACCTCCTTGGCCGTGCACGCAAGGTAGTCATGACCAAGGACCAGACAACCATCGTCGATGGTGCTGGCGATGCCGAACAGATCGCTGGCCGCGTGGCCCAGATCAAGACCCAGATCGAAAACTCCACCTCGGAATACGACACTGAGAAGCTGCAGGAACGCTTGGCGAAGCTCGCCGGTGGCGTTGCAGTGATCAAGGCTGGCGCTGCTACTGAGGTTGAGCTCAAGGAGCGCAAGCACCGCATCGAGGACGCAGTCCGCAATGCAAAGGCTGCTGTTGAAGAAGGCATCGTCGCTGGTGGCGGCGTCGCGCTGATTCAGGCTGCTGAGGAAGCTTTCCAAACCCTCGAACTCGAAGGTGACGAAGCCACTGGCGCACAGATCGTCAAGATCGCCATTCAGGCTCCGCTCAAGCAGATCGCTGTCAACGCTGGTCTCGAAGGCGGCGTTGTTGTGGAGCGGGTTCGCTCACTGCCCAAGGGCCACGGTCTGAATGCGGCAACCGGCGAATACGAGGATCTCCTCGCTGCCGGCGTCATGGACCCGGTCAAGGTGACTCGCTCTGCTCTGCAGAACGCGGCCTCCATCGCCGGTCTGTTCCTGACCACTGAGGCAGTGGTGGCAGATCTGCCGGAGAAGAACCCGGCTGCTGATGCGGGCGCAGGCATGGGCGGCGACATGGGCGGCATGTACTGATCGCCAGTCTCTGACTGATATGCAGGTGCGGCTAGGGAGAGATCCCTAGCCGCACCTTTTTCATGCCTGTCCAATGCTCTTTCATGCCAGTCCGGAGCAGTGTGTTCGGAATGCCTGTGGCAGCTGGCTGGAGTCGTTCCGTGGCTTGGACACACCCACGCGTTAGAATCCGAAAGGCAGCCGAATCGGGACGGGCCGTACACGCCCCCCAGACGATTGGGTAGGCCACGCTTTGGCGGCACAGACCGGAGGATTCAATGAAACTGGCTACGATTCGGCGCGATAGCCGCGAGAACAATACAGTTGCGGTTCGAATTGATGGGGATAGCGCCACAGACCTCGGCTTTCCATCCGTTGACGCGCTCCTCAAGGCTGGCGCGTTAGATGCGGCGCGTACACTCGATGGCCCGCAGTTTCCCACAGAGCACCTCGATTTTGCTCCGGTAGTGACCAATCCTGGCAAGATCATTTGCGTGGGCGTGAATTATCGCCCCCACATCAAGGAGATGGGCCGTGAAATCGCCAGCCATCCTACGTTGTTCATGAAGTTCTCCGAAGCTCTTGTGGGGTCCGGAGACCCTCTTATCAAGCCATTCGAATCGGAGATGTTTGATTTTGAAGGCGAACTGGGTGTCGTGATCGGCCAGAAGGTTAGGCGCGCTAAGGGCCCAGCGGCCACGGCAGCCATCGCAGGGTTCACGATCTGCATGGATGGTTCGGTCCGCGACTGGCAGAACCATACCGGTCAATGGGTTGCCGGCAAAGCCTGGGAGGGCTCAACGCCGGTGGGGCCAGTGCTCGTGGATCGGGATTCGTTCGAGCGGCACGCTCGCCTCACCACCCGGCTCGACGGGCAGGTTATGCAGAGCGGTTTTGTCGACGACGTCGTCTTCGGGCCAGAAGCGATCATCGAGTACGCATCAACCTTTGTGACGCTCAATCCGGGAGATCTCATCTTGACAGGCACACCGGGTGGAGTTGGCCATGCACGCAAACCACCTGTTTACCTGCAATCGGGCCAGTCCTTGGAGATCGAGATTGACGGTATTGGCGTACTTTCGAATGTGGTAACCGAAGGCTAACGCCCGCGTTCGCGTTCGCAGGGCCGCCATGTGGCGAAGGTTAGTTGCCAGGCCACGGCATGTGGCGCCTCCGCCTCGTCGTTGGTCTCGCAATCAATCTAGTCGTCGGGTTCGCGTTCAATCCCGTGTGTAGGCGTCTGCTGGAGCCTCTTCGAGTGGACGTCTGGTTCGCGATCACTTGTCAGCCGGGGAGGCGTGAGTCTCTGGTCGCGTTTGGTGGCAACCCTTTCGTCGTCGTCGTCGATCCATTCGGGCGTTGGTGCTGTTGCCGGTGGGCTGAAGCTTGCTGTGGAACTTGCCGTGCTATCAGAAGGAGCAGGCGCGCCCGCGCGTGACGCTGAGTTCGCGACTGGTGAATCTGGAGTGACCGTTCCATCCGTGCGGGGTGGGGTGTGCGCAGAGAAACTGGGATCCGGACTGCCGTGGGCATCGCTCTCTAGGCGGGCATCATCCCGGAGATCAGCATCGTCCGGGAGGTCCGCTTCTCCATGCATCGCGCCGGGCTTTGACATCGCGCCCAGCTCCTGCTCCTCACGCGCCCTTTTGATGGCGGCCGCCGTTTGGAGGCGTTCTTCGATGCGGCGGCGAATCTCGGCTGCCACAGCCTCACGCCTGCGTTGCTTCTTTTCCTCAGGCGTGAGTGCTTCGCGTTCTCGCACGCCCGGATCAACTAGCTCCTGACAGGCTTCCATGGTGGATAGCGTGTCTATCGGGGCGGGGGACGCTAGCTCAAACGCGCGGAGAGATCGCAGCAATGCTTCTTCGCGTTCAGCTTCAATCCGTTCCTTTTCATCGGCTTCAGCCGAGGCGCGCAGCAACGCATCGATACCAGCGTTGCGGGCCACATTCGACTTTGCATGGGTCTCGCTGTCGCGCGTACCGGTTTCAGCTGCGGAAACATCGGTGCCGCGCGTTGTTGATCCCCTCGTTGTTGATCCACGCGTCGTCGTCGACGAATCGTTCGGTACTGCAGAAGATGGCGTGACCTGCGAAGCAGATCTGGGCGATGAAACATGCGCGGCCGGTGAAGAAGCCGCTGAAGACGTTTTTGAAGAAGCCGCTGAAGACGGTGCGGGCGCGGAGTTGGAGTGCCCCGTGGATTCTGGCACAGCTGCGGACGTGCGAGCGGCCGGCAAGGAATCGGATGGCGCAGGAGTACTAAGGTGTGCGCCGCTCGCACCGGCGGGTTGATCGTCGGTCTGCGCTGAGAGGATTCGTGAAATCCGTTCGAGTTCTGCCTCGAGATTCTCGCGTGCGCCGCGATCCCACTGGCGCGCCAGTGGTGTAGCGAAGAGTTGGCGGCGGGCCAGAAGGTGGGAAACGATTTCGCGGCGGGCCAGAAGGAAATCGCGGTGAGGAATGTGGGCATATTCCTCACCCACTTGCTCGAGGTAGCGCTTGTATCGTTGCGGGT
The DNA window shown above is from Changpingibacter yushuensis and carries:
- a CDS encoding fumarylacetoacetate hydrolase family protein translates to MKLATIRRDSRENNTVAVRIDGDSATDLGFPSVDALLKAGALDAARTLDGPQFPTEHLDFAPVVTNPGKIICVGVNYRPHIKEMGREIASHPTLFMKFSEALVGSGDPLIKPFESEMFDFEGELGVVIGQKVRRAKGPAATAAIAGFTICMDGSVRDWQNHTGQWVAGKAWEGSTPVGPVLVDRDSFERHARLTTRLDGQVMQSGFVDDVVFGPEAIIEYASTFVTLNPGDLILTGTPGGVGHARKPPVYLQSGQSLEIEIDGIGVLSNVVTEG
- the groL gene encoding chaperonin GroEL (60 kDa chaperone family; promotes refolding of misfolded polypeptides especially under stressful conditions; forms two stacked rings of heptamers to form a barrel-shaped 14mer; ends can be capped by GroES; misfolded proteins enter the barrel where they are refolded when GroES binds), encoding MAKTIAFNEEARRSMERGLNLLADTVKVTLGPKGRNVVLDKKWGAPTITNDGVSIAKEIDLEDPYERIGAELVKEVAKKTDDVAGDGTTTATVLAQALVHEGLRNVSAGSNPIALRRGIDKAVVAIADRLLVDAREVETEEQIAATASISAGDPEIGAKIAEAMEKAGKEGVITVEESNTYGLELELTEGMSFDKGILSQYFVTDPERQEAVLEDPYILLMDSKISNVKDVLPLLEKVMNGGKPLVIIAEDVDGEALATLVVNKIRGTFKSAAVKAPGFGDRRKEMLQDMAILTGGQVISETVGLTLENADLDLLGRARKVVMTKDQTTIVDGAGDAEQIAGRVAQIKTQIENSTSEYDTEKLQERLAKLAGGVAVIKAGAATEVELKERKHRIEDAVRNAKAAVEEGIVAGGGVALIQAAEEAFQTLELEGDEATGAQIVKIAIQAPLKQIAVNAGLEGGVVVERVRSLPKGHGLNAATGEYEDLLAAGVMDPVKVTRSALQNAASIAGLFLTTEAVVADLPEKNPAADAGAGMGGDMGGMY